A single genomic interval of Saccharothrix saharensis harbors:
- a CDS encoding lysophospholipid acyltransferase family protein, with protein MAEARVIPLHGADREAPRRRRAAVRAPGPVPVPEPPSHAPEPEDAEAATPGAQVGWEHRLAELLAFARRRIQGDYEVDEFGFDPDLTDNVLMPPLRPLYEKWFRVETIGMHNVPGEGGALIVANHSGTLPLDATMTAFAVRADHPKRRHLRMLGADLVFKTPVLGALARKSGQTLACNPDAERLLRSGELVGVWPEGFKGIGKPFKDRYKLQRFGRGGFVSAALNTGVPIIPCSIVGAEEIYPKIGDIKALARLFGFPYFPVTPFFPLLGPLGAIPLPSKWYIEFGEPIRTDVYGEHAADDPMLVFNLTDQVRETIQQTLYRLLTQRRNVFLG; from the coding sequence GTGGCGGAGGCACGGGTGATCCCGCTGCACGGCGCGGACCGGGAGGCTCCGCGACGACGGCGCGCGGCGGTCCGGGCGCCCGGACCGGTTCCCGTGCCCGAACCGCCGTCGCACGCGCCCGAGCCGGAGGACGCCGAGGCGGCGACCCCGGGGGCGCAGGTCGGTTGGGAGCACCGCTTGGCGGAGCTGCTGGCGTTCGCGCGGCGGCGGATCCAGGGCGACTACGAGGTGGACGAGTTCGGCTTCGACCCGGACCTCACCGACAACGTGCTGATGCCGCCGTTGCGGCCGCTGTACGAGAAGTGGTTCCGGGTGGAGACGATCGGCATGCACAACGTGCCGGGCGAGGGCGGCGCGCTGATCGTCGCCAACCACTCGGGCACGCTGCCGCTCGACGCGACCATGACCGCTTTCGCGGTGCGCGCCGACCACCCGAAGCGCCGTCACCTGCGCATGCTCGGCGCGGACCTGGTGTTCAAGACGCCGGTGCTGGGCGCGTTGGCGCGCAAGTCGGGGCAGACGCTGGCCTGCAACCCGGACGCGGAGCGCCTGCTGCGGTCGGGCGAGCTGGTCGGCGTGTGGCCGGAGGGCTTCAAGGGCATCGGCAAGCCGTTCAAGGACCGGTACAAGTTGCAGCGGTTCGGGCGCGGCGGGTTCGTCTCGGCGGCGCTGAACACCGGCGTGCCGATCATCCCGTGCTCGATCGTGGGCGCCGAGGAGATCTACCCCAAGATCGGCGACATCAAGGCGCTGGCCAGGCTGTTCGGCTTTCCCTACTTCCCGGTGACGCCGTTCTTCCCGCTGTTGGGCCCGCTCGGCGCGATCCCGCTGCCGTCGAAGTGGTACATCGAGTTCGGTGAGCCGATCCGGACGGATGTGTACGGCGAGCACGCGGCTGATGACCCGATGCTGGTCTTCAACCTGACGGACCAGGTGCGGGAGACCATCCAGCAGACCCTGTACCGGTTGCTCACGCAGCGGCGGAACGTCTTCCTGGGGTGA
- a CDS encoding HAD family hydrolase, whose product MVKRRVVEGSAERERRAALAGEASAEAALTIGPSGSAPTDLTAAAFFDVDNTMMMGASIFHFARGLAARKFFKNSDLAGFAWQQLKFRVGGREDPQSVAASREQALSFVAGRSVAELVSLGEEIYDELMADRIWAGTQALAQMHLDAGQRVWLVTATPVELAQIIARRLGLTGALGTVSESRDGIYTGRLVGDLLHGRAKAHAVRALAAKEGLDLRRCTAYSDSVNDVPMLSVVGTAVAVNPDSGLRETARKRGWEIRDFRTGRKAAKIGVPSVLGAGALAGVVAATLAYRRRTR is encoded by the coding sequence GTGGTGAAAAGGCGTGTGGTGGAGGGCTCGGCGGAACGGGAGCGGCGTGCCGCGCTGGCCGGCGAGGCCTCGGCCGAGGCCGCGCTCACGATCGGGCCGTCCGGGAGCGCGCCCACCGATCTCACCGCCGCCGCGTTCTTCGACGTCGACAACACCATGATGATGGGCGCGTCGATCTTCCACTTCGCCCGCGGACTCGCGGCGCGCAAGTTCTTCAAGAACTCGGACCTCGCCGGGTTCGCCTGGCAGCAGCTCAAGTTCCGGGTCGGCGGCCGGGAGGACCCGCAGAGCGTGGCCGCGTCCCGGGAGCAGGCCCTGTCGTTCGTGGCCGGCCGGTCCGTGGCGGAGCTGGTCTCGCTCGGCGAGGAGATCTACGACGAGCTGATGGCCGACCGGATCTGGGCCGGCACGCAGGCGTTGGCGCAGATGCACCTGGACGCGGGCCAACGGGTGTGGCTGGTCACCGCGACACCGGTCGAGCTGGCCCAGATCATCGCGCGGCGACTCGGCCTGACCGGCGCGCTGGGCACGGTGTCCGAGAGCCGCGACGGCATCTACACCGGCCGGTTGGTCGGTGACCTGCTGCACGGCCGGGCGAAGGCCCACGCGGTCCGTGCGCTGGCCGCCAAGGAGGGCTTGGACCTGCGGCGCTGCACGGCGTACTCGGACTCGGTGAACGACGTGCCGATGCTGTCGGTGGTCGGCACGGCGGTCGCCGTGAACCCGGACTCGGGTCTGCGCGAGACGGCGCGCAAGCGCGGCTGGGAGATCCGCGACTTCCGCACGGGCCGCAAGGCGGCGAAGATCGGCGTCCCGTCCGTGCTGGGGGCGGGCGCGTTGGCGGGCGTGGTGGCCGCCACCCTCGCCTATCGCCGCCGCACGCGCTGA